One genomic segment of Echeneis naucrates chromosome 18, fEcheNa1.1, whole genome shotgun sequence includes these proteins:
- the LOC115058563 gene encoding endophilin-A1-like isoform X1, giving the protein MSVAGLKKQFHKATQRVSEKVGGAEGTKLDDDFKEMEKKVDVTSRAVLDIMTRTTEYLQPNPASRAKLSMINTMSKIRGQDKGPGYPQAETVLGDAMLKFGRELGEESCFGLALIDAGEAMKELGEVKDALDMEVKQNFIDPLQNLHDKDLKEIQHHLKKMEGRRLDFDYKKKRHGKVQDDEIKQALEKFDESKEIAEQSMFNLLESDIEQVSQLAALVQAQLEYHSRAAEILQQLSSKMEDRIKEVSSKPRKEYAPKARMTLELLPPSESHNGGIHSAKSPGRTPAPLDQPCCRALYDFEPENEGELGFKEGDVITLTNQIDDNWYEGMINGQSGFFPINYVDILVPLPH; this is encoded by the exons ATGTCGGTCGCGGGGCTGAAGAAGCAGTTCCATAAAGCCACCCAG AGAGTCAGTGAGAAGGTTGGAGGGGCAGAAGGAACCAAGTTGGACGATGACTtcaaagaaatggaaaag AAGGTGGACGTGACCAGCAGAGCCGTGTTGGACATCATGACCAGAACTACAGAATACCTGCAGCCTAATccag CGTCCAGAGCCAAACTGAGCATGATCAACACCATGTCCAAGATCCGCGGCCAGGACAAAGGACCCGGCTACCCGCAGGCCGAGACTGTCCTGGGAGACGCCATGTTGAAGTTTGGGCGGGAATTAGGAGAGGAATCCTGCTTCG GTTTGGCGCTGATCGATGCCGGCGAGGCGATGAAGGAGCTCGGCGAGGTGAAGGACGCCCTGGACATGGAGGTCAAACAGAACTTCATCGACCCGCTGCAGAACCTCCACGACAAAGACCTGAAGGAGATCCAG CACCATCTGAAGAAGATGGAGGGCCGCCGTCTGGACTTCGACTACAAGAAGAAGCGCCACGGAAAAGTCCAGGACGACGAAATCAAACAGGCGCTGGAGAAGTTTGATGAGAGCAAAGAGATCGCAGAGCAGAGCATGTTCAACCTGCTGGAGAGTGAC atcGAGCAGGTGAGCCAGCTGGCAGCTCTGGTCCAGGCTCAGCTGGAGTACCACAGCCGGGCCGCCGAAATCCTCCAACAGCTCTCCAGCAAGATGGAGGACAG GATAAAGGAGGTGTCCAGCAAGCCGAGGAAGGAGTACGCTCCCAAAGCCCGCATGACTCTGGAGCTGCTGCCCCCCAGCGAGAGCCACAACGGGGGGATCCACTCGGCCAAATCCCCCGGAAGAACACCAG CCCCCCTGGACCAGCCCTGCTGCAGAGCGCTGTACGACTTCGAGCCGGAGAATGAAGGCGAGCTCGGCTTCAAAGAGGGCGACGTCATCACCCTGACCAATCAGATCGACGACAACTGGTACGAGGGCATGATCAACGGCCAGTCAGGCTTCTTCCCCATCAACTACGTGGATATCCTGGTGCCGCTCCCTCATTAG
- the LOC115058575 gene encoding low affinity immunoglobulin gamma Fc region receptor II-like isoform X2: MVFPNRSQFFEYESISFSCGHHGSSGWAVKRTLSSGITEDCQGNESNCVLDVIYPSDSGLYWCESDSGECSNAINITVTDGSVILESPVHPVMEGDHVTLRCRNKTTSSSSFTADFYKDGLLIGSSSTGSMTIRTASKSHEGSYRCNISGCEASADSWLTVTARPPGAPQSKPVVYVLLPVVGVCVLLALMLLIGWRCHKAKHDVLYTNVTITQSELPPRIRDRGAAKTFYSKVKPGST; this comes from the exons ATGGTCTTCCCCAACAGATCCCAGTTCTTCGAGTACGAGTCCATCTCTTTTAGCTGTGGACACCATGGAAGCTCTGGGTGGGCGGTTAAAAGGACGCTGTCATCAGGGATAACTGAGGACTGTCAGGGAAATGAATCCAACTGCGTCCTCGACGTTATCTATCCGTCAGACAGCGGGCTGTACTGGTGTGAGTCCGATTCAGGAGAGTGCAGCAACGCCATCAACATCACCGTGACAG ACGGCTCAGTGATCCTGGAGAGTCCAGTCCATCCTGTGATGGAGGGAGACCATGTGACGCTGCGCTGCAGAAACAAGACgacttcctcctccagcttcacgGCAGACTTCTACAAAGACGGGCTCCTCATCGGGAGCAGCTCCACGGGAAGCATGACCATCCGCACGGCTTCCAAATCCCATGAAGGATCCTACAGGTGCAACATCTCAGGATGTGAAGCATCAGCAGACAGCTGGCTGACCGTCACAG CGAGGCCTCCTGGTGCACCTCAGTCCAAACCCGTCGTCTATGTTCTGCTTCCTGTGGTGGGCGTCTGTGTGCTGCTGGCCTTGATGCTGCTCATCGGCTGGAGATGCCACAAAG CTAAACACGATGTTTTATACACAAATGTGACCATCACACAGAGCGAGCTGCCACCGAGGATCagag ATCGAGGTGCTGCTAAAACCTTTTACTCCAAAGTCAAACCAGGCTCCACCTGA
- the LOC115058575 gene encoding low affinity immunoglobulin gamma Fc region receptor II-like isoform X1 produces MEISTLCTVAAALMVFPNRSQFFEYESISFSCGHHGSSGWAVKRTLSSGITEDCQGNESNCVLDVIYPSDSGLYWCESDSGECSNAINITVTDGSVILESPVHPVMEGDHVTLRCRNKTTSSSSFTADFYKDGLLIGSSSTGSMTIRTASKSHEGSYRCNISGCEASADSWLTVTARPPGAPQSKPVVYVLLPVVGVCVLLALMLLIGWRCHKAKHDVLYTNVTITQSELPPRIRDRGAAKTFYSKVKPGST; encoded by the exons ATGGAGATTTCAACTCTGTGCACCGTCGCTG CTGCTCTGATGGTCTTCCCCAACAGATCCCAGTTCTTCGAGTACGAGTCCATCTCTTTTAGCTGTGGACACCATGGAAGCTCTGGGTGGGCGGTTAAAAGGACGCTGTCATCAGGGATAACTGAGGACTGTCAGGGAAATGAATCCAACTGCGTCCTCGACGTTATCTATCCGTCAGACAGCGGGCTGTACTGGTGTGAGTCCGATTCAGGAGAGTGCAGCAACGCCATCAACATCACCGTGACAG ACGGCTCAGTGATCCTGGAGAGTCCAGTCCATCCTGTGATGGAGGGAGACCATGTGACGCTGCGCTGCAGAAACAAGACgacttcctcctccagcttcacgGCAGACTTCTACAAAGACGGGCTCCTCATCGGGAGCAGCTCCACGGGAAGCATGACCATCCGCACGGCTTCCAAATCCCATGAAGGATCCTACAGGTGCAACATCTCAGGATGTGAAGCATCAGCAGACAGCTGGCTGACCGTCACAG CGAGGCCTCCTGGTGCACCTCAGTCCAAACCCGTCGTCTATGTTCTGCTTCCTGTGGTGGGCGTCTGTGTGCTGCTGGCCTTGATGCTGCTCATCGGCTGGAGATGCCACAAAG CTAAACACGATGTTTTATACACAAATGTGACCATCACACAGAGCGAGCTGCCACCGAGGATCagag ATCGAGGTGCTGCTAAAACCTTTTACTCCAAAGTCAAACCAGGCTCCACCTGA
- the LOC115058563 gene encoding endophilin-A1-like isoform X2, translated as MSVAGLKKQFHKATQVFSEKVGGAEGTKLDDDFKEMEKKVDVTSRAVLDIMTRTTEYLQPNPASRAKLSMINTMSKIRGQDKGPGYPQAETVLGDAMLKFGRELGEESCFGLALIDAGEAMKELGEVKDALDMEVKQNFIDPLQNLHDKDLKEIQHHLKKMEGRRLDFDYKKKRHGKVQDDEIKQALEKFDESKEIAEQSMFNLLESDIEQVSQLAALVQAQLEYHSRAAEILQQLSSKMEDRIKEVSSKPRKEYTPSPVQLLLLTSASCVLCAAAPLDQPCCRALYDFEPENEGELGFKEGDVITLTNQIDDNWYEGMINGQSGFFPINYVDILVPLPH; from the exons ATGTCGGTCGCGGGGCTGAAGAAGCAGTTCCATAAAGCCACCCAGGTGT TCAGTGAGAAGGTTGGAGGGGCAGAAGGAACCAAGTTGGACGATGACTtcaaagaaatggaaaag AAGGTGGACGTGACCAGCAGAGCCGTGTTGGACATCATGACCAGAACTACAGAATACCTGCAGCCTAATccag CGTCCAGAGCCAAACTGAGCATGATCAACACCATGTCCAAGATCCGCGGCCAGGACAAAGGACCCGGCTACCCGCAGGCCGAGACTGTCCTGGGAGACGCCATGTTGAAGTTTGGGCGGGAATTAGGAGAGGAATCCTGCTTCG GTTTGGCGCTGATCGATGCCGGCGAGGCGATGAAGGAGCTCGGCGAGGTGAAGGACGCCCTGGACATGGAGGTCAAACAGAACTTCATCGACCCGCTGCAGAACCTCCACGACAAAGACCTGAAGGAGATCCAG CACCATCTGAAGAAGATGGAGGGCCGCCGTCTGGACTTCGACTACAAGAAGAAGCGCCACGGAAAAGTCCAGGACGACGAAATCAAACAGGCGCTGGAGAAGTTTGATGAGAGCAAAGAGATCGCAGAGCAGAGCATGTTCAACCTGCTGGAGAGTGAC atcGAGCAGGTGAGCCAGCTGGCAGCTCTGGTCCAGGCTCAGCTGGAGTACCACAGCCGGGCCGCCGAAATCCTCCAACAGCTCTCCAGCAAGATGGAGGACAG GATAAAGGAGGTGTCCAGCAAGCCGAGGAAGGAGTAC ACACCAAGTCCAGTCCAGCTTCTGCTGCTGACGTCGGCctcatgtgtgttgtgtgctgcaGCCCCCCTGGACCAGCCCTGCTGCAGAGCGCTGTACGACTTCGAGCCGGAGAATGAAGGCGAGCTCGGCTTCAAAGAGGGCGACGTCATCACCCTGACCAATCAGATCGACGACAACTGGTACGAGGGCATGATCAACGGCCAGTCAGGCTTCTTCCCCATCAACTACGTGGATATCCTGGTGCCGCTCCCTCATTAG
- the LOC115058563 gene encoding endophilin-A1-like isoform X3, with the protein MSVAGLKKQFHKATQVVSEKVGGAEGTKLDDDFKEMEKKVDVTSRAVLDIMTRTTEYLQPNPGLALIDAGEAMKELGEVKDALDMEVKQNFIDPLQNLHDKDLKEIQHHLKKMEGRRLDFDYKKKRHGKVQDDEIKQALEKFDESKEIAEQSMFNLLESDIEQVSQLAALVQAQLEYHSRAAEILQQLSSKMEDRIKEVSSKPRKEYAPKARMTLELLPPSESHNGGIHSAKSPGRTPAPLDQPCCRALYDFEPENEGELGFKEGDVITLTNQIDDNWYEGMINGQSGFFPINYVDILVPLPH; encoded by the exons ATGTCGGTCGCGGGGCTGAAGAAGCAGTTCCATAAAGCCACCCAGGT AGTCAGTGAGAAGGTTGGAGGGGCAGAAGGAACCAAGTTGGACGATGACTtcaaagaaatggaaaag AAGGTGGACGTGACCAGCAGAGCCGTGTTGGACATCATGACCAGAACTACAGAATACCTGCAGCCTAATccag GTTTGGCGCTGATCGATGCCGGCGAGGCGATGAAGGAGCTCGGCGAGGTGAAGGACGCCCTGGACATGGAGGTCAAACAGAACTTCATCGACCCGCTGCAGAACCTCCACGACAAAGACCTGAAGGAGATCCAG CACCATCTGAAGAAGATGGAGGGCCGCCGTCTGGACTTCGACTACAAGAAGAAGCGCCACGGAAAAGTCCAGGACGACGAAATCAAACAGGCGCTGGAGAAGTTTGATGAGAGCAAAGAGATCGCAGAGCAGAGCATGTTCAACCTGCTGGAGAGTGAC atcGAGCAGGTGAGCCAGCTGGCAGCTCTGGTCCAGGCTCAGCTGGAGTACCACAGCCGGGCCGCCGAAATCCTCCAACAGCTCTCCAGCAAGATGGAGGACAG GATAAAGGAGGTGTCCAGCAAGCCGAGGAAGGAGTACGCTCCCAAAGCCCGCATGACTCTGGAGCTGCTGCCCCCCAGCGAGAGCCACAACGGGGGGATCCACTCGGCCAAATCCCCCGGAAGAACACCAG CCCCCCTGGACCAGCCCTGCTGCAGAGCGCTGTACGACTTCGAGCCGGAGAATGAAGGCGAGCTCGGCTTCAAAGAGGGCGACGTCATCACCCTGACCAATCAGATCGACGACAACTGGTACGAGGGCATGATCAACGGCCAGTCAGGCTTCTTCCCCATCAACTACGTGGATATCCTGGTGCCGCTCCCTCATTAG
- the LOC115058578 gene encoding myelin-oligodendrocyte glycoprotein-like isoform X1 — translation MFGSLRTSARSRIWFWFWTLILQLVLVSCSGSEGQRDLVGSFQPIVSVLGDDVILPCQLIPPLDLRRFTLEWSRNDVKPRQPRIVHLFRDRKEVVHSKLPSYVSRTSLFTGELSRGNVSLRILNVTSSDEGTYRCFIPRLAVASVIQLVINPDVTTRTTETPLIPRNLSTAAPEVHEPEQDEPVTAIVIVVVIVFFILILVLVAGGFFLKQYKKRDAVRYKTAQSCELPCSEEC, via the exons ATGTTCGGTTCTCTGAGGACCTCTGCTCGGTCCCGGATCTGGTTTTGGTTCTGGACTCTGATCCTCCAGCTGGTTCTGGTGTCCTGCTCCGGTTCTGAAG GTCAGCGTGATCTGGTTGGTTCGTTTCAACCAATTGTTTCAGTCCTGGGAGATGATGTCATTCTTCCATGCCAGCTGATTCCTCCGTTGGACTTGCGGCGTTTCACCCTGGAGTGGTCGAGGAACGACGTGAAGCCCAGACAGCCGCGGATCGTTCACTTGTTCCGGGACAGAAAAGAAGTTGTCCACAGCAAACTGCCCTCTTACGTCAGTCGGACGAGTTTGTTCACCGGGGAGCTGAGCAGAGGAAACGTCTCGCTGAGGATCCTCAACGTGACATCCTCAGATGAAGGCACATACAGATGCTTCATCCCGAGGCTGGCCGTCGCCTCGGTCATCCAGCTCGTCATCA aTCCAGATGTTACGACCCGGACCACAGAGACGCCGCTGATTCCCAGAAATCTCAGCACTGCAGCTCCAGAAGTCCATGAACCTGAACAGG ATGAACCTGTGACTGCCATCGTGATTGTGGTCGTGATTGTGTTCTTTATTCTCATACTCGTCTTGGTTGCAGGTGGATTCTTcctaaaacaatataaaaaacgAGAT GCTGTGAGGTACAAAACTGCCCAGAGCTGTGAGCTGCCTTGCTCAGAGGAATGTTGA
- the LOC115058575 gene encoding low affinity immunoglobulin gamma Fc region receptor II-like isoform X3: protein MEISTLCTVAAALMVFPNRSQFFEYESISFSCGHHGSSGWAVKRTLSSGITEDCQGNESNCVLDVIYPSDSGLYWCESDSGECSNAINITVTDGSVILESPVHPVMEGDHVTLRCRNKTTSSSSFTADFYKDGLLIGSSSTGSMTIRTASKSHEGSYRCNISGCEASADSWLTVTARPPGAPQSKPVVYVLLPVVGVCVLLALMLLIGWRCHKDRGAAKTFYSKVKPGST from the exons ATGGAGATTTCAACTCTGTGCACCGTCGCTG CTGCTCTGATGGTCTTCCCCAACAGATCCCAGTTCTTCGAGTACGAGTCCATCTCTTTTAGCTGTGGACACCATGGAAGCTCTGGGTGGGCGGTTAAAAGGACGCTGTCATCAGGGATAACTGAGGACTGTCAGGGAAATGAATCCAACTGCGTCCTCGACGTTATCTATCCGTCAGACAGCGGGCTGTACTGGTGTGAGTCCGATTCAGGAGAGTGCAGCAACGCCATCAACATCACCGTGACAG ACGGCTCAGTGATCCTGGAGAGTCCAGTCCATCCTGTGATGGAGGGAGACCATGTGACGCTGCGCTGCAGAAACAAGACgacttcctcctccagcttcacgGCAGACTTCTACAAAGACGGGCTCCTCATCGGGAGCAGCTCCACGGGAAGCATGACCATCCGCACGGCTTCCAAATCCCATGAAGGATCCTACAGGTGCAACATCTCAGGATGTGAAGCATCAGCAGACAGCTGGCTGACCGTCACAG CGAGGCCTCCTGGTGCACCTCAGTCCAAACCCGTCGTCTATGTTCTGCTTCCTGTGGTGGGCGTCTGTGTGCTGCTGGCCTTGATGCTGCTCATCGGCTGGAGATGCCACAAAG ATCGAGGTGCTGCTAAAACCTTTTACTCCAAAGTCAAACCAGGCTCCACCTGA
- the LOC115058563 gene encoding endophilin-A1-like isoform X4 yields the protein MSVAGLKKQFHKATQVVSEKVGGAEGTKLDDDFKEMEKKVDVTSRAVLDIMTRTTEYLQPNPASRAKLSMINTMSKIRGQNLHDKDLKEIQHHLKKMEGRRLDFDYKKKRHGKVQDDEIKQALEKFDESKEIAEQSMFNLLESDIEQVSQLAALVQAQLEYHSRAAEILQQLSSKMEDRIKEVSSKPRKEYAPKARMTLELLPPSESHNGGIHSAKSPGRTPAPLDQPCCRALYDFEPENEGELGFKEGDVITLTNQIDDNWYEGMINGQSGFFPINYVDILVPLPH from the exons ATGTCGGTCGCGGGGCTGAAGAAGCAGTTCCATAAAGCCACCCAGGT AGTCAGTGAGAAGGTTGGAGGGGCAGAAGGAACCAAGTTGGACGATGACTtcaaagaaatggaaaag AAGGTGGACGTGACCAGCAGAGCCGTGTTGGACATCATGACCAGAACTACAGAATACCTGCAGCCTAATccag CGTCCAGAGCCAAACTGAGCATGATCAACACCATGTCCAAGATCCGCGG GCAGAACCTCCACGACAAAGACCTGAAGGAGATCCAG CACCATCTGAAGAAGATGGAGGGCCGCCGTCTGGACTTCGACTACAAGAAGAAGCGCCACGGAAAAGTCCAGGACGACGAAATCAAACAGGCGCTGGAGAAGTTTGATGAGAGCAAAGAGATCGCAGAGCAGAGCATGTTCAACCTGCTGGAGAGTGAC atcGAGCAGGTGAGCCAGCTGGCAGCTCTGGTCCAGGCTCAGCTGGAGTACCACAGCCGGGCCGCCGAAATCCTCCAACAGCTCTCCAGCAAGATGGAGGACAG GATAAAGGAGGTGTCCAGCAAGCCGAGGAAGGAGTACGCTCCCAAAGCCCGCATGACTCTGGAGCTGCTGCCCCCCAGCGAGAGCCACAACGGGGGGATCCACTCGGCCAAATCCCCCGGAAGAACACCAG CCCCCCTGGACCAGCCCTGCTGCAGAGCGCTGTACGACTTCGAGCCGGAGAATGAAGGCGAGCTCGGCTTCAAAGAGGGCGACGTCATCACCCTGACCAATCAGATCGACGACAACTGGTACGAGGGCATGATCAACGGCCAGTCAGGCTTCTTCCCCATCAACTACGTGGATATCCTGGTGCCGCTCCCTCATTAG